A single region of the Salipaludibacillus sp. LMS25 genome encodes:
- a CDS encoding peptidoglycan-binding protein, with amino-acid sequence MKTNSLRFLYSLMIFILIVFPIKNLMLEEVKAETPNDNVYVDPQLNIGSSEKIDIIVELEAPPVKLQESEAEEKGVNFNQSVAEEAIAKEGKNFLSQLDSININYSDLERYEESFNGFSLSLESNDINKIQNFQDVSGIYPDNEYELLLEQEAMNTIDTAVELLEVTDLWDKGLSGKGIKVGVIDSGIDYHHPALSEAYKGGSNFVNDGQETPLEGHDGVTTTHGTNVSGIIAAQGTENVGLKGVAYGADLYVYRVLGNSNTGRTSDIIKAIEQAIKDDIDVINMSLGRKVNEADTPLTRSINNTVKSGIPVVVANGNNGGNQNTVGDPATAELAISVGATAFENSTERVADFSSRGPVNGTYTIKPDVVAPGVGIYSTTALYSTGSESYENAFNYYSGTSMSAPFVTGVVALLLEEDSTLTPEELKVRLMNTAEPITNTFINDTGGGSVRALNALQTPGTVSQQSNMPYPLENEQISYKSGSVNLGLLKLGGELQRELTLEIMNYSEETIEYDIIWNPYYNSLNSDEFSIDFPSQVSVEGGSSKTVTVNIKSQNLSTNMYVEGMLIFETAEKPHITVPIGGMTEVLSNPIESFNISSDYVNASTTGITINYTVGVDAIERRMSVIDLESNDILGEVQGFTGNNSGDFNWDLKILSEGEEKKITDGNYKIILTAYTESDHFFQKGINLTVSSVAPTTELKSLDLTDNLIEGKILSPFSDDKMATEALTVEFFLQQEQEEYYASGSVTLAEDGSFNIKNKLHPGSSILTINSSDIAGNKNEETFNINWSGEFSEGDRGVAIEAFKEKMSLLGFEVTNEDKDFFGSEMKEKLLALQEYYSLDITGHIDKKTQKDINKILTTSFKDGQNSPAIQEFKQTLTILGFGSFPDNPSYNYGLVTKRVVEEFQLHYGLVVNGIVDSVTLSKMEELLGQTLKEGDDNEQVKELKANLTSLGFGNFPTNPSQRYGAVTERVVKEFQRVYGLRDSGSANPITLEKIQKLLNRSFKNGDQHDDISLLKKDLTSLGYGNFPRSPSPVYGKVTQAVVEEFQRDNNLPVTGVADANLFSKINYLRQTVYKSGDDSAEIRELKNHLTFLGFGNFPSNPSPRYGSVTAKIIKEFQAYYGLEKTGDVNRQTLNIIEQNISTIYQVNNSAPEIRELKKQLTKAGFGNFPSNPSVHYGLVTERVMREYQAHHNLIQNGIGDKITIKKLFE; translated from the coding sequence ATGAAAACTAATAGTTTAAGATTTTTATATAGTTTAATGATATTTATTTTAATTGTTTTTCCTATTAAAAATTTAATGTTAGAAGAGGTGAAGGCAGAAACTCCTAATGATAACGTTTATGTGGATCCTCAACTTAATATTGGATCATCCGAAAAAATAGATATCATTGTAGAATTAGAGGCACCACCCGTGAAGTTGCAGGAATCAGAGGCTGAAGAAAAAGGCGTTAATTTTAATCAGTCTGTAGCAGAGGAAGCTATAGCGAAAGAAGGGAAGAACTTTCTATCGCAATTAGACAGCATAAATATTAATTATAGTGATTTAGAGCGTTATGAGGAGTCATTTAACGGATTTAGTTTATCATTAGAATCAAATGACATCAATAAAATTCAGAATTTTCAAGATGTTAGTGGTATTTATCCTGATAATGAATATGAGCTACTCTTAGAACAGGAAGCCATGAATACAATCGATACAGCAGTTGAATTACTTGAAGTGACAGATTTATGGGATAAAGGACTATCCGGAAAAGGTATAAAGGTTGGAGTGATAGACTCAGGAATAGATTATCATCACCCGGCTCTGTCAGAAGCATATAAAGGTGGTTCAAATTTTGTAAACGATGGGCAAGAAACCCCATTAGAAGGGCATGATGGGGTTACAACTACACACGGAACTAATGTCAGTGGAATTATTGCAGCCCAAGGTACTGAAAATGTGGGCCTTAAGGGAGTGGCCTACGGTGCTGATTTATATGTATATCGCGTACTTGGTAACAGCAATACAGGACGAACAAGTGACATTATAAAAGCGATTGAGCAGGCGATAAAAGATGACATAGATGTGATCAATATGTCTTTAGGGAGAAAAGTAAATGAAGCAGATACTCCTTTAACCCGTTCAATCAATAACACTGTTAAGAGTGGTATTCCTGTTGTAGTTGCAAATGGTAATAATGGGGGCAATCAAAATACAGTTGGTGATCCTGCTACTGCAGAATTAGCCATATCCGTGGGTGCTACAGCTTTTGAAAATAGTACCGAGCGTGTTGCGGACTTCTCTTCACGAGGTCCGGTAAATGGGACGTATACGATCAAGCCAGACGTTGTAGCCCCAGGAGTAGGTATTTACTCAACGACTGCATTATACTCAACTGGTAGTGAATCTTATGAGAATGCATTTAATTACTATAGCGGTACAAGCATGTCTGCTCCGTTTGTAACAGGTGTGGTAGCGTTATTATTGGAAGAGGATTCAACACTAACTCCCGAAGAATTAAAAGTTAGATTAATGAATACAGCTGAACCTATTACTAACACTTTTATAAATGATACTGGAGGAGGAAGTGTCCGAGCATTAAATGCATTACAAACTCCTGGTACGGTTTCACAACAAAGCAATATGCCTTATCCACTAGAAAATGAACAAATTAGCTATAAATCAGGAAGTGTTAATTTAGGTCTTCTAAAATTAGGTGGGGAGTTACAAAGGGAGTTAACCCTTGAAATAATGAATTATAGTGAAGAAACGATCGAATACGATATTATATGGAATCCGTATTATAACTCGTTAAATAGTGATGAGTTTTCTATTGATTTTCCTTCACAAGTTTCGGTAGAAGGTGGTTCATCGAAAACTGTAACTGTAAATATAAAGTCTCAAAATTTAAGTACAAATATGTATGTTGAAGGAATGTTAATATTTGAAACAGCTGAAAAACCTCACATCACAGTTCCTATTGGAGGGATGACAGAAGTCCTATCTAATCCAATTGAATCATTTAATATCAGTTCTGATTACGTTAATGCTTCAACAACAGGAATAACTATTAATTACACTGTAGGGGTGGATGCAATAGAACGTAGAATGAGTGTCATAGATTTAGAATCTAATGACATTTTGGGAGAAGTACAAGGTTTTACTGGGAATAACTCAGGAGATTTTAATTGGGATTTAAAAATTCTTTCCGAAGGGGAAGAAAAGAAAATAACAGATGGTAATTACAAGATAATCCTTACAGCTTATACTGAATCAGATCATTTTTTTCAAAAAGGAATAAACTTGACAGTTTCAAGTGTTGCACCAACAACTGAGTTGAAATCTCTAGACTTAACAGACAACTTAATTGAAGGTAAAATACTATCACCTTTCTCTGATGATAAAATGGCAACAGAAGCACTAACAGTAGAGTTTTTCTTGCAACAAGAACAAGAGGAATACTATGCTAGTGGATCTGTTACTTTAGCAGAAGACGGATCATTTAATATAAAAAATAAATTACATCCTGGTTCCTCAATTCTTACTATTAATTCTTCTGATATAGCAGGGAATAAAAATGAAGAAACATTTAATATCAATTGGTCAGGAGAATTTAGTGAAGGCGATAGAGGAGTTGCTATAGAAGCATTTAAAGAGAAGATGAGCCTATTAGGTTTTGAGGTTACAAATGAAGATAAAGATTTTTTTGGCTCCGAAATGAAAGAAAAATTACTAGCTTTACAAGAATACTATTCACTTGATATAACAGGGCACATAGACAAAAAAACACAAAAGGATATTAACAAAATTCTCACTACAAGCTTTAAAGATGGTCAAAATAGCCCTGCGATTCAAGAGTTCAAGCAAACTTTGACTATACTCGGCTTTGGTTCTTTTCCTGATAATCCTTCTTATAACTATGGCCTTGTTACTAAAAGGGTTGTTGAAGAATTTCAACTTCATTATGGATTGGTTGTGAATGGAATTGTGGATAGCGTCACTTTATCAAAAATGGAAGAGTTATTAGGCCAAACGTTAAAAGAGGGTGATGATAATGAACAAGTTAAAGAGCTGAAAGCAAACCTCACTTCTTTAGGGTTTGGAAATTTCCCGACAAATCCTTCTCAAAGATACGGTGCTGTTACGGAGAGAGTAGTAAAGGAGTTTCAAAGAGTATATGGATTAAGAGATTCAGGTTCAGCCAATCCAATAACTCTGGAAAAAATCCAAAAACTCTTGAATCGTTCTTTTAAGAACGGAGATCAACATGACGATATTAGTTTGCTTAAGAAAGACCTTACATCTTTAGGTTATGGTAATTTCCCCAGATCGCCTTCTCCAGTGTATGGTAAAGTGACGCAGGCAGTTGTGGAGGAATTTCAGAGAGATAATAACTTACCTGTAACCGGTGTAGCTGATGCAAACTTATTCTCTAAAATAAATTATTTAAGACAAACTGTTTATAAAAGTGGAGATGATAGTGCTGAGATAAGGGAACTCAAAAATCATCTTACTTTTCTCGGATTTGGCAATTTTCCGTCGAACCCTTCTCCGAGATATGGATCGGTAACAGCGAAAATAATAAAAGAGTTTCAAGCTTATTATGGGCTTGAAAAAACAGGAGACGTTAATCGGCAAACATTAAATATAATTGAGCAAAATATCTCAACAATATATCAAGTAAATAATTCGGCCCCTGAAATTAGAGAACTAAAAAAACAGCTAACAAAAGCGGGGTTCGGTAATTTTCCTTCAAACCCATCAGTTCACTATGGATTAGTAACTGAAAGAGTAATGAGAGAATATCAAGCTCATCACAATTTAATACAAAATGGTATTGGAGATAAAATAACTATAAAAAAATTATTTGAATGA
- a CDS encoding peptidoglycan-binding protein, producing MVKKDVNRFFIAFICVLLIFPSFIPLMDRQVSAADETYEYSDDELTIENFEEVLKNPLVKGDESEYVEILRQLLFLAGFTEEVQSDNFDENLLNSIKDFQNFIGLEITGDYTLETHESLELYLFEVKDIKYKFGDNSSGVIQLKKDLTSVGYGNFPTDPSPYYGSLTSGAVKLFQEEQGLIATGAVDGETEQALATLISDLKDKELDSQEKQPTEDLGDTAANSNESESIETEPSQNEIENEDVDSHSADLDSSKNENESTFTIAQEDTNELSLPYKDGDKGPGIVTLKEKLTQLGFGNFPSNPSENYGSVTMRVVEEFQAYFGLEATGITNQATLDKLEEELNTIYRDGNSHDDIVIFKQNLTLLGYGNFSENPSRNYGPVTASIVKEFQKAEGLKVNGIGDSVTLALMGELLEEIYEPNTLTLPYKNGDKGPEIVTLKEKLTQLGFGNFPSNPSENYGSVTMRVVEEFQAYFGLEATGITNQATLNKLEEELNTIYREGNSHNDIVTLKQNLTLLGYGNFPENPSRNYGSVTASIVKEFQKAEGLKVNGIADSVTLSKLKEKIEEYKNPSLSLPFENGDRGDLIIELKKDLTKLGFGNFPENPSGVYGPVTMRVVEEFQAYYGLNVTGVTNQTTINRLQTELNSVYRNGQSHPDIISFKQKLTVLGYGNFSNNPSQNYGSVTERVVREFQKAEGLVINGYGDSITLARLEQRIAEKPTLPYETGDKGEEIVKLKQDLTKLGFGNFPANPSSTYGSVTESVVREFQVYYGLPNTGKVDQAMLDYMISIFNSPYSIGKSSNAVRELKINLTTLGFGSFPRNPSRNYGAVTAAVVREFQKHHKLAVNGIADEVTLAKIAEELERQTRFYNMTVQQMVDRQMTFNPQTDLYGLGWQSARRADVEFYVNPANFTLDPSHRDMYQFLKLNQTSGVSSTQLNLILHNKGILHNTGGSFKSAAETYGVNDIYLISHALLETGHGRSALSNGSILVGQINSNKWVSVQGSRKYILERVNNQWVSTRNDNFNTSGITLRKTYNMFGIDAVDSDPYTRGSVHAFRAGWFTPDAAIKGGAQFVSSNYLARGQDTLYKMRWDPDFHEAALNSHISINRSSQFQYATDIGWAYKQTSFIKQLYDQIDNANLQFEIPVYR from the coding sequence GTGGTGAAAAAAGATGTCAATAGGTTTTTCATCGCTTTTATATGTGTGCTTTTGATATTTCCATCATTCATACCATTAATGGATAGGCAAGTATCAGCAGCTGATGAAACGTATGAATATAGTGATGATGAACTGACTATTGAGAACTTTGAAGAAGTTCTTAAAAATCCTCTTGTTAAAGGGGATGAAAGTGAATATGTCGAGATTTTAAGACAGTTATTGTTTTTAGCTGGTTTTACCGAAGAAGTTCAATCTGACAACTTTGATGAAAATCTATTAAACAGTATAAAAGATTTTCAAAACTTCATAGGGTTGGAGATAACTGGTGACTATACTTTAGAAACTCACGAATCTTTAGAATTATATTTATTTGAGGTCAAAGATATTAAATATAAGTTTGGAGATAACTCTTCTGGTGTAATACAGCTGAAGAAGGATTTAACAAGTGTGGGCTACGGTAATTTCCCAACAGATCCATCCCCATATTATGGGAGTCTCACAAGCGGAGCTGTTAAGTTATTTCAAGAAGAACAGGGTTTAATAGCCACTGGGGCGGTGGATGGTGAAACGGAGCAAGCACTTGCTACCTTAATTAGTGATCTGAAAGATAAGGAACTAGATAGCCAAGAGAAACAACCGACAGAAGATTTAGGAGACACCGCGGCTAACTCTAATGAATCGGAGAGCATTGAGACTGAACCTTCTCAAAATGAAATAGAGAATGAAGATGTTGATTCCCACTCCGCTGATTTGGATAGCTCTAAAAATGAAAATGAGTCGACTTTTACAATTGCACAAGAAGATACCAATGAATTATCTCTCCCATATAAAGATGGAGATAAAGGCCCGGGAATTGTCACATTAAAAGAAAAATTAACCCAATTAGGGTTTGGCAATTTTCCGAGTAATCCATCAGAAAATTACGGCTCAGTCACAATGCGAGTGGTAGAGGAGTTTCAAGCCTATTTTGGCCTTGAAGCTACAGGGATAACAAATCAAGCGACACTGGATAAGCTTGAAGAAGAACTGAATACCATCTACCGAGATGGCAACTCACATGATGATATTGTGATATTTAAACAAAATTTAACGTTATTAGGTTACGGTAATTTTTCAGAAAACCCATCAAGAAACTATGGTCCTGTAACTGCCAGTATAGTTAAGGAATTTCAAAAGGCAGAGGGACTGAAAGTAAATGGGATAGGAGATTCTGTAACATTAGCTCTTATGGGAGAGCTGCTTGAGGAGATTTACGAGCCGAATACACTTACTCTTCCTTATAAGAATGGAGATAAAGGTCCGGAAATTGTCACATTAAAGGAAAAATTAACTCAGTTAGGGTTTGGCAATTTTCCAAGTAATCCATCAGAAAATTACGGCTCAGTCACAATGCGAGTGGTAGAGGAGTTTCAAGCCTATTTTGGCCTTGAAGCTACAGGGATAACAAATCAAGCGACACTCAATAAGCTTGAAGAAGAACTGAATACCATCTACCGAGAGGGCAACTCACATAATGATATTGTGACACTCAAACAAAATTTAACGTTATTGGGCTACGGTAATTTCCCGGAAAATCCCTCAAGAAACTATGGTTCTGTAACAGCCAGTATAGTTAAGGAATTTCAAAAGGCCGAGGGATTGAAAGTAAATGGGATTGCGGATTCTGTAACTTTAAGTAAACTTAAAGAAAAAATAGAAGAATATAAAAACCCTAGTCTTTCTTTACCTTTTGAGAACGGTGATCGAGGGGATTTAATCATCGAGCTCAAAAAAGATCTAACGAAACTAGGTTTTGGTAATTTCCCAGAAAACCCATCCGGTGTATATGGTCCTGTTACGATGAGAGTAGTAGAAGAATTTCAAGCATACTATGGTTTAAATGTGACAGGGGTTACAAACCAAACAACAATTAATAGACTTCAAACTGAGCTGAATTCAGTTTATCGTAATGGACAATCACACCCCGACATTATTTCTTTTAAACAGAAACTAACGGTTCTTGGGTATGGTAATTTTTCTAATAATCCATCACAAAATTACGGTTCTGTTACTGAAAGAGTTGTAAGGGAGTTTCAAAAAGCAGAAGGTTTAGTTATAAATGGATATGGGGATTCTATAACACTGGCAAGACTTGAACAAAGAATTGCAGAGAAACCGACATTACCTTATGAAACTGGAGACAAAGGGGAAGAGATCGTTAAGTTAAAGCAAGACTTGACGAAGCTGGGCTTTGGAAATTTTCCAGCTAATCCTTCAAGTACCTACGGTTCTGTTACTGAAAGTGTAGTGAGGGAATTTCAGGTATATTATGGACTACCTAATACAGGTAAAGTGGACCAAGCTATGCTTGACTACATGATAAGTATTTTTAATTCACCATATAGTATTGGGAAAAGCAGCAATGCTGTCCGAGAATTAAAAATAAATCTTACTACTTTAGGTTTTGGAAGCTTTCCACGTAATCCTTCTAGAAATTATGGAGCTGTCACAGCAGCTGTGGTGAGAGAATTTCAGAAACATCATAAGTTAGCTGTTAATGGGATTGCAGATGAAGTAACCCTTGCAAAAATTGCTGAGGAACTAGAAAGACAAACTAGGTTCTATAATATGACCGTTCAACAAATGGTTGATAGGCAAATGACTTTTAACCCACAGACGGATCTTTATGGTTTAGGTTGGCAGAGTGCCAGAAGAGCAGATGTAGAATTTTATGTTAATCCTGCTAATTTTACTCTTGATCCTTCTCATCGTGATATGTATCAATTTCTAAAATTGAATCAAACATCAGGTGTGTCGAGTACACAACTTAACCTTATTCTACACAATAAAGGTATCCTTCATAATACTGGTGGATCTTTTAAAAGTGCAGCCGAAACTTATGGGGTTAATGATATTTATTTAATTTCGCATGCCCTTTTAGAAACAGGGCACGGACGGTCTGCTCTATCAAATGGTTCAATATTAGTTGGGCAAATAAATTCTAATAAATGGGTATCTGTTCAAGGAAGTAGAAAATATATCCTAGAACGAGTTAATAATCAGTGGGTTAGTACAAGAAATGATAACTTTAATACTAGTGGAATTACATTGAGAAAAACATATAACATGTTTGGGATTGATGCTGTAGATAGCGATCCATATACAAGAGGATCAGTACATGCCTTTCGTGCAGGGTGGTTTACTCCTGATGCTGCTATTAAAGGTGGAGCTCAATTCGTCTCAAGTAATTATTTAGCTAGAGGACAAGATACTCTATACAAAATGCGTTGGGATCCTGATTTCCATGAAGCAGCTTTAAATAGTCATATTTCGATTAATAGAAGTTCGCAGTTTCAGTATGCAACTGACATTGGTTGGGCTTATAAACAAACGAGTTTTATTAAGCAGCTTTATGATCAAATCGATAACGCTAACTTGCAGTTTGAAATTCCTGTATATAGATAA
- a CDS encoding sugar-transfer associated ATP-grasp domain-containing protein has protein sequence MAKTYNITFAGDLSIGEKYFGKEGREDLQERLYNNPLSFFNKITHLTNNTQYLIVNLESILINKKPQNSKFNWDTTKRTIEILEKLGVYGVNLANDQSMGFGEETMLSMKEQLLANGIRTFGAGRNLREAAAPLEIKLSDDSSNKKVYIFGGMPSSTKYREEYNFFGKKDKPGINSLNTTRIAEKIKKLREQEKDSLIIVFPHFHSHNYNHISDKERLKEKLKSFIDAGADYIIGHGTHSLDSIEQYNNGTIYYSIGNFVYNTTGKYNQFDVLPYSGVVNLNISHNNGEWEVVPKLYPISTNNRKTGYSVRAVRASECKSIVKKMNQTVDPFSTPLLISYDKDDLGYYVELKETNNILEKFGTVMTGNMFEKYTEAGLLKDIDENYVLEVQEYWKKLFGQTVDASLHVAFMNLTGKKDHTIVPGKIMRYELIPYFNKVGKRNMYRDKNIYDKLINTSNTAQIILKNVRGNYFTTDNEFLTQEKAWNLLISRDLDFIIKPSITNNGVGVNKVTLNEGKAYLEGQQIEIKDLEEFYGPNFVVQEIIEQHPVMAEPHPSSVNSLRMVTLRWKGDIHYLLTFARFGAGGSVKDNAGAGGVCCGIEDNGEFMNVAIDENANKYINHPTTGYSFEKHAKIPNFSEFKEFVINLHKDVLHHDYISWDIAVGKDARPIFIEANFSGATWIYQLASQRSVFGELTEEIVTHIYNQKQLGVSRDHRPLHFDEE, from the coding sequence ATGGCAAAGACTTATAACATCACATTTGCAGGAGACTTAAGTATAGGAGAGAAGTACTTTGGTAAGGAAGGAAGAGAAGACCTTCAAGAAAGATTGTATAATAATCCACTTTCTTTTTTCAATAAAATAACTCATTTAACGAATAATACTCAGTATCTAATAGTTAACCTAGAAAGTATTCTAATTAATAAAAAACCTCAAAATTCAAAATTCAACTGGGATACTACTAAACGTACAATAGAAATTTTAGAAAAGCTAGGTGTTTACGGAGTTAACCTTGCCAATGATCAAAGTATGGGGTTCGGCGAAGAAACAATGCTCAGTATGAAAGAGCAACTTTTAGCTAATGGTATTCGCACTTTTGGGGCGGGAAGAAATTTAAGAGAGGCAGCAGCTCCTTTAGAAATAAAGCTTTCAGATGATAGCTCTAATAAAAAAGTATATATATTTGGTGGAATGCCATCTTCAACTAAATATAGAGAGGAATATAACTTTTTTGGAAAAAAAGATAAACCAGGTATTAACTCATTAAATACAACACGAATAGCTGAAAAGATAAAAAAGTTACGTGAACAAGAAAAGGATTCATTAATAATTGTTTTTCCACATTTCCATAGTCACAACTACAATCATATTTCAGATAAAGAAAGGCTAAAAGAAAAGCTTAAGTCATTTATTGATGCAGGTGCAGATTATATAATCGGACATGGCACACATAGTCTTGATAGTATTGAACAATATAATAATGGGACTATTTATTATTCAATAGGAAATTTCGTTTATAATACTACAGGAAAATATAATCAATTCGATGTTCTCCCATATAGTGGGGTCGTCAACCTAAATATCTCTCATAATAACGGGGAGTGGGAGGTAGTACCTAAACTTTATCCAATATCCACCAATAATCGAAAAACAGGATATAGTGTGAGAGCAGTTCGGGCAAGTGAATGCAAAAGCATAGTTAAAAAGATGAACCAAACTGTTGATCCATTTTCAACACCTCTGCTAATTAGTTATGATAAAGATGATTTAGGTTATTATGTAGAGTTAAAAGAAACAAACAATATATTAGAAAAATTCGGTACTGTTATGACAGGAAATATGTTTGAAAAGTATACAGAAGCTGGATTACTAAAAGATATAGATGAGAACTATGTTTTAGAAGTCCAAGAGTATTGGAAAAAACTTTTTGGGCAAACGGTAGATGCTTCATTGCATGTAGCTTTTATGAATCTAACAGGAAAAAAAGACCACACAATTGTACCTGGGAAAATAATGAGGTATGAATTGATCCCTTATTTTAATAAGGTTGGAAAGAGAAACATGTATAGAGATAAGAATATTTACGATAAACTTATTAATACATCTAACACAGCGCAAATAATTCTTAAAAATGTGAGAGGAAATTATTTTACTACAGATAATGAATTTCTGACACAAGAAAAAGCCTGGAACTTACTAATATCTAGAGACTTAGACTTTATTATTAAACCTAGTATAACTAATAATGGTGTTGGAGTAAATAAAGTTACTTTAAATGAAGGGAAAGCTTATTTAGAAGGACAACAAATAGAGATTAAAGATTTAGAGGAGTTTTATGGACCTAATTTTGTTGTTCAAGAAATTATAGAACAGCATCCAGTAATGGCAGAGCCACATCCTTCCTCAGTAAATTCGTTAAGAATGGTCACTTTAAGGTGGAAAGGTGACATTCACTATTTATTAACATTTGCTCGCTTTGGAGCTGGAGGTAGTGTAAAGGACAACGCAGGAGCAGGTGGAGTATGTTGTGGAATAGAGGATAATGGTGAATTTATGAATGTAGCTATTGATGAAAATGCTAACAAGTACATAAATCATCCAACAACAGGTTACTCCTTTGAAAAACACGCTAAAATTCCAAATTTCAGTGAGTTTAAAGAATTTGTAATTAATCTACACAAGGATGTATTACATCATGACTATATATCTTGGGATATAGCTGTAGGAAAAGATGCTAGACCAATATTTATTGAGGCGAACTTTAGTGGGGCTACATGGATTTATCAACTTGCTTCTCAACGTAGTGTTTTTGGGGAATTAACTGAAGAAATAGTAACACATATTTATAACCAAAAACAATTAGGGGTTTCAAGAGATCATAGACCACTCCATTTTGACGAAGAATAA
- a CDS encoding acylphosphatase produces the protein MSETGYKWLPHLEGAVPKAGQGKRISTYTVALEGWRRGIRLRFYCVTDEDNKLKLRYSLKYKDKEHHFALSMGDKVTDQAFDICDDKDLTKKYLAKANVPVPKGEKFSPHVTDNEILEYANSLGYPLVLKPVSANGGKGVFANIQNEEYLKEAIPYVREELGYEEVIIETHIPGEKEFRVIVLNNRVLGAMHRIPANVVGDGKQTIRELIESKNAFRKQNPHLTSRMINIDKEVIYMVEEAGYTLESVLEEGKRLFLRVQSNLSNGGDSVDVTNDLSPELRDIAIKATKAIPGLAQSGVDILVNDEDGSGVVIEVNSRPGLGGHLFPMEGTPRDFAKEFIDFYFPETSDFERSTLYFDFNSIIAPLKSRSVSMVELPLVPQGKLFGKKYIVSGQVQGVGFRKWIKHEALKRGLHGFAKNEADGTVSIVVVSDNRKKVNKFKKHCMKGPELAEVMDITEQEWTKPVRLGFRVMADANLKVGDFSNLSMSEYKKIAKEYHKILNSTSWKVTEPIRNTKDTIKKLVKK, from the coding sequence GTGAGTGAAACTGGTTATAAGTGGTTACCCCACTTGGAAGGTGCAGTGCCAAAAGCAGGACAAGGAAAAAGAATCAGTACTTATACTGTGGCACTAGAAGGGTGGAGAAGAGGAATTCGATTAAGGTTTTACTGTGTCACTGATGAAGATAATAAACTTAAACTTAGATACTCATTGAAATATAAAGATAAGGAACATCATTTTGCTCTTTCTATGGGGGATAAAGTAACAGATCAGGCATTTGATATATGTGATGATAAAGATTTAACCAAAAAGTATTTGGCAAAGGCAAATGTGCCTGTTCCAAAAGGTGAAAAATTTTCACCACATGTAACGGATAACGAAATATTAGAATATGCAAATTCCCTTGGATACCCTTTAGTTTTGAAGCCAGTGAGTGCTAACGGAGGAAAAGGGGTTTTTGCGAATATTCAAAATGAAGAATATTTAAAAGAGGCTATCCCTTATGTGAGGGAAGAATTGGGTTATGAGGAAGTAATAATTGAAACTCATATACCTGGAGAAAAGGAATTTAGAGTAATTGTTCTCAATAATCGAGTACTTGGGGCGATGCATAGAATTCCAGCTAACGTGGTTGGAGATGGAAAACAAACAATTAGAGAGTTAATTGAAAGTAAAAATGCCTTTAGAAAACAAAACCCTCATTTGACAAGTCGGATGATCAACATTGATAAAGAAGTTATTTATATGGTTGAAGAAGCAGGGTATACATTGGAGTCCGTCCTAGAAGAAGGTAAACGACTATTTTTACGAGTGCAAAGTAACTTATCTAATGGTGGAGATTCAGTAGATGTCACAAATGATTTGTCACCTGAGTTAAGGGATATAGCGATTAAAGCTACTAAAGCCATTCCAGGACTAGCCCAGAGTGGAGTGGATATCTTAGTCAATGATGAAGATGGTAGTGGAGTTGTTATAGAAGTGAATTCGAGACCAGGTTTAGGAGGTCATCTATTCCCTATGGAAGGCACTCCGAGAGATTTTGCGAAAGAATTTATTGATTTTTATTTTCCTGAAACCTCAGATTTTGAGAGATCTACATTATATTTTGATTTTAACAGCATTATTGCACCACTTAAAAGTCGGTCAGTAAGTATGGTTGAATTACCATTAGTGCCTCAGGGGAAACTATTTGGGAAAAAATATATCGTGAGTGGTCAAGTTCAGGGGGTAGGTTTTAGAAAGTGGATTAAACATGAAGCGTTGAAAAGGGGACTTCATGGATTTGCTAAAAATGAAGCTGATGGTACAGTCTCCATAGTTGTGGTAAGTGATAATAGAAAGAAAGTCAATAAATTTAAAAAACATTGCATGAAAGGGCCTGAACTTGCAGAAGTAATGGATATTACGGAACAAGAATGGACCAAGCCAGTACGGTTAGGATTTAGGGTTATGGCAGATGCTAACCTAAAAGTAGGGGATTTTAGTAATTTATCGATGAGCGAGTATAAGAAAATTGCAAAAGAATATCATAAAATCTTAAATAGCACTTCTTGGAAAGTTACTGAGCCAATAAGAAATACAAAAGATACTATAAAAAAACTTGTCAAAAAGTAA